The Nitrospinaceae bacterium genome has a segment encoding these proteins:
- a CDS encoding alpha/beta hydrolase yields the protein MGAKGSWRSGFEEVSNYRMYYREWRPMTGGEGLPVIALHGSLSQGGMWFSTAERVGAVRMICPDQRGYGKSADPGRGDAAADFAQDAIRLADGLLVDRFVVMGHSFASSIALKVAEMAAGRVGGVVLVDPTVRSAKGNRGNLEVARQRPNRFKNYSEVKKFWKKTEEGQWPAKNLDRFLRDIMISAPGKAMCEMPFVNERLVRLREFQASASGDYFPDKIAQKIKSSVLIFRGGKSRRFSGEGQKILAGAFPKKPKVVLCSKAGHFPPAQEPSAFDLPFKNFVLGLK from the coding sequence ATGGGCGCTAAAGGAAGCTGGCGAAGTGGATTCGAAGAAGTGTCCAACTACAGGATGTACTACCGCGAATGGCGGCCGATGACTGGTGGTGAGGGTCTTCCCGTTATTGCATTGCACGGTTCTTTGTCTCAGGGCGGGATGTGGTTTTCAACGGCTGAACGGGTGGGGGCGGTCAGAATGATCTGTCCGGATCAGCGTGGATATGGCAAAAGCGCAGATCCCGGCAGAGGAGACGCGGCGGCGGATTTCGCCCAGGATGCGATTCGATTGGCGGATGGACTTTTGGTCGACAGGTTTGTTGTGATGGGCCACTCTTTTGCAAGCTCCATTGCGCTTAAGGTTGCGGAGATGGCAGCAGGCCGCGTAGGAGGGGTCGTGTTAGTCGATCCGACAGTTCGATCAGCCAAGGGAAACAGGGGTAATCTTGAAGTGGCTCGCCAGCGTCCGAATCGTTTTAAAAATTACAGTGAAGTTAAAAAGTTCTGGAAAAAAACAGAAGAGGGTCAGTGGCCAGCTAAAAACTTAGATCGCTTCCTTCGGGATATTATGATTTCTGCTCCCGGAAAGGCGATGTGTGAAATGCCATTTGTAAATGAGAGATTAGTCCGACTCCGCGAATTTCAGGCCTCTGCATCGGGTGATTATTTTCCCGACAAGATTGCCCAGAAAATAAAATCATCGGTTCTGATATTCAGAGGTGGGAAAAGCCGTCGTTTCTCCGGAGAGGGCCAAAAGATTCTAGCTGGCGCTTTTCCGAAGAAACCAAAAGTAGTTCTTTGTTCCAAGGCAGGGCATTTTCCGCCGGCTCAGGAACCTTCTGCATTTGACTTGCCCTTTAAAAATTTTGTGTTGGGATTGAAGTAA